Below is a window of Haloterrigena alkaliphila DNA.
CGCCCGCACCGGCCGCTTCATCCCGGGCACGCTGACGAACCCGAAGTACGACGGCTACATCGAGCCGGACGTGCTCGTCGTCACCGACCCGATCGGCGACGCGCAGGCCGTCAAGGAGGCCATCACGGTCGGCATCCCGGTCATCGCGATGTGCGACTCGAACAACCAGGTCAGTAACGTCGACCTCGTCGTCCCGACGAACAACAAGGGTCGCAAGGCCCTGTCGGTCGTCTACTGGCTGCTCGCCAACGAGGTCCTCGACCGACGCGGCGCCGAGCCGTCCTACTCGCTCGAGGACTTCGAGAGCATGGTCTAAGTTCGGATTCGACGCCCGTTCGTTTCGTTTTCCGCCGTTCGTTCGCGACTCGACAGCGACTGCGCTCCCCGATGCGAATCGCTCGACGGCCTCGAGGGTGGGCGTCAGTGTCACCACGAGACTCGCGACGAACAAAGGAGTTACATGGGGACCGACGAAACGAGGGGTATGCTCGAGTCGATATTCGAATTCGACGAGAAGATGCTGCCACTCCCGGTCGTCCTCGCGACGACCGCACTGATCGCTATTTTCGCGATCGGCATCCCGTATCGGGTCGTCGTCGGCTTCTGACGTCAGACCCCTCGGCGTAAAGTCGGCGGTCGAACTTCATTTCCGTCGTTCTCGAGTCCACATTGCGTCCTCGAGCCGCGGGCGTCGACAGCGAATCGGCCCGTCGCGTTGGTCCGTCCAACGCACGATCCTCCGCCCATCGCGTGTGTGAATTTAAATGGGATAGGGAGGCCAATCGGGTCATGGACTGGGAGGCACCCGTCGACGCCTGGTACGTGTTCCTGGCGGTGTCGATCGTTAGCGTCGCCGTCGCCGGCGTCGTCTTCGGGTTACCGACGGGACCACCCCCCGATTCGAACCAGGCAGCGAACGCGATCGAGTCGGTCGCGAGCAGTCCCACCGAAGCCAGCGCGACCTGGGCGTACGAGGCCGAGACGGTCGTCATCGATGGACCGACGATCGAGATGGAAAACGAGCACGGCACGTCTCACGCCAGTGCAGAGTACGACGCCGTCGTCGTGCCTGTCAACGACTCCGACAGGTTGGAAAACATCGCTCGCGGCGCCGCGTTCGAAGCGGAGTACGCCGACGAACTGGACGACGAAGATACCCACGCCGTGCAGGCGTTTCTGGGGGAGTTGGAAACCGCATACGAGAAGAACAGCGGGGAACCGATGACCGCCAGCGGCGAGCTGGTCGTGCGGCAGGTCAGCGTCGACCCGGACGGCGACGAGGTCGAGAACGAGTACGAGTCGGCGACCCTCGAGGTGACTGAGACCTCGCGATTCGACAACGTCCGTGAAGTCACCCTCTCGTACGACGGCGTATCCGGGAGGACGGTCGAACTCAATCTCGACGGGACCTACACGACCGGTTCCGACCTGTCGTACAGCGAGGATCGGTCGT
It encodes the following:
- a CDS encoding DUF7283 family protein yields the protein MDWEAPVDAWYVFLAVSIVSVAVAGVVFGLPTGPPPDSNQAANAIESVASSPTEASATWAYEAETVVIDGPTIEMENEHGTSHASAEYDAVVVPVNDSDRLENIARGAAFEAEYADELDDEDTHAVQAFLGELETAYEKNSGEPMTASGELVVRQVSVDPDGDEVENEYESATLEVTETSRFDNVREVTLSYDGVSGRTVELNLDGTYTTGSDLSYSEDRSFRFGDGSIVVSDISSPDVGFAGDPPLSYTVDFDGIAGADITWSGTDLGVDGTVTWDNEIERSAEFDDSAPFVEHREDTDRYHVTLVIV